From one Dermacentor variabilis isolate Ectoservices chromosome 3, ASM5094787v1, whole genome shotgun sequence genomic stretch:
- the LOC142576377 gene encoding TNF receptor-associated factor 6-like, which translates to MTACRYLTGFPFVGEYTSIEFQQEVPIYRICSLCGAVPSELYLTKCSHFFCPKCFGKLREADDTFVCPVDNERSMQDQVYHDTTSADILKGFRVACPNKANGCDHVGPLNGLKEHLSACGHQGVQCGICMKELKHQDVAAHLKLECSRTLQLQQQAGPQQQEAGEGSGVAGFAARADDGTLVYTGAEACQISEVREKLDDVCREVKWLKENFAEFEAIRSTVRAVQDTVKNEMKKMREDSAVANKRIVTKIEKIQSYLKGRIDSIEDRFRSSKFAWQVNNFSKLKEQVFEGKAKSFFSDDFYVGIQGYKMYLGGHFAEKDEKGNICLSVYVYITKGPYDPTLQWPYRRRSTFVIVDQKSNTYHKIAEIVPEDLGKELEHCFQRPKDGENEGIGYTAIMTLDDIENPENGYVVNDSFIITFITCDT; encoded by the coding sequence ATGACCGCGTGCCGCTACTTGACGGGCTTTCCCTTCGTGGGAGAGTACACAAGTATCGAGTTCCAGCAGGAGGTGCCCATCTACCGTATCTGCTCGCTGTGCGGCGCGGTACCTTCGGAGCTGTACCTGACCAAGTGCTCTCACTTCTTCTGCCCCAAGTGCTTCGGCAAGCTGCGCGAGGCGGACGACACGTTCGTCTGCCCCGTGGACAACGAGCGGAGCATGCAGGACCAGGTGTACCACGACACGACATCCGCCGACATTTTGAAAGGGTTCCGCGTCGCCTGCCCAAACAAAGCCAACGGTTGCGACCACGTGGGTCCTCTCAACGGCCTGAAGGAACACCTGAGCGCTTGCGGTCACCAGGGCGTCCAGTGCGGCATCTGTATGAAGGAGTTGAAGCACCAGGATGTCGCGGCGCACCTGAAGCTGGAGTGTTCGCGCACcttgcagctgcagcagcaagcCGGCCCGCAGCAGCAGGAAGCCGGCGAAGGATCCGGGGTGGCGGGCTTCGCCGCCCGCGCCGACGACGGCACGCTCGTCTACACGGGCGCCGAGGCCTGCCAGATCAGCGAAGTGCGCGAGAAGCTGGACGATGTGTGTCGCGAGGTGAAGTGGCTGAAGGAGAACTTCGCCGAGTTCGAGGCCATCCGGAGCACAGTGAGGGCTGTTCAGGATACGGTCAAGAACGAGATGAAGAAGATGCGCGAAGACTCGGCCGTTGCTAACAAGCGGATCGTCACCAAGATCGAGAAGATACAGAGCTATCTGAAGGGCCGGATAGACAGCATCGAGGACCGCTTCCGCTCGAGCAAGTTCGCCTGGCAGGTGAACAACTTTTCCAAGCTCAAGGAACAGGTGTTCGAGGGCAAGGCCAAGTCCTTCTTTAGCGACGACTTCTACGTGGGCATCCAGGGCTACAAGATGTACCTGGGGGGACATTTTGCCGAGAAGGACGAAAAAGGCAACATTTGCCTCAGCGTGTACGTCTACATCACCAAGGGACCGTACGACCCTACGCTGCAGTGGCCCTACAGAAGGCGCAGCACGTTCGTGATTGTCGATCAGAAGAGCAACACGTACCACAAAATTGCCGAGATTGTGCCAGAAGATCTGGGGAAGGAATTGGAGCACTGCTTCCAGCGGCCCAAGGACGGCGAGAACGAAGGCATCGGCTACACGGCCATCATGACCCTGGATGACATCGAGAACCCAGAGAACGGGTACGTGGTCAACGACTCGTTCATTATCACCTTCATCACATGCGACACGTGA